TGGTTTTTTGTATGTAGCCGACTTGGAGAACATGGTGCAGTACAGGCGCAATGAGCACGGTCGTAGACGCAAGATGAAGAGGGACGTTTTGGATATCCCCAAGAAGGGAGTGGCAGGACTGCGTTTGGACACTGAGAGTGTTGCTGGGGCCATCGGGGCAGCAGGTCGAGAAAACTCTGCCGATGGGGCTGATACCACAGTATCTGGTGTACAGCAGCAGGTTACAGGTATCCCCGCTACTGTTACAGCCCCTCCAGCTACTGCCAGACCTCCCACCTCCCTTGGTGGTCAGCCtggtagcagcagcagccccactCTGGAGGATGCTCTCTCCCAGCTGCAAATCAGCCCCAGGCCCACACCCTCTCATGAGCGGTCTGAGGttggggaaggagaggaagaagacgaggacgaggaggcCTCGCCCTCCAGGTCCTCTGACCCTCACACTTCCGTGGACGAGTCTGGCTCCGGAGACTGGAGCGacgatgaggaagaggaggatgaagaagaggaggggggagatgGAGAGCGTGTGGAGCCCTGGGAGGATAGGCCACGGAGGCAAAGACTGAATCCAGAGGACAGAGCCCCTCCTGGTGCTGAGTCCGCCTCTCCCTCGTCTTCATCCAGTAGCAGTGGAAGGTCCAGAATGCCTGATGGCCAGTGTACAGTGACTGAAGTGTGAAGTTGTCATTGATACCATCATCACCAAATGGCTATGTTccatttcattaatttattccTCACTGTCTGCTGCCGTTCACTCTGTCACGGATCAGCTGTAGGTGCTTTGCTCTGTACAAGAGAAACTAAGCACAACACACTCCATGGTTTTAGGTAAACAACTCACCTTAGCGATCAAACTTTGGTGCCTCTTTTTGGCTCACAGTGATCTGGATGTATCTGTATGATTTGTTTGTCAGTCTCATGCAGTGTATAGGCAGACTTCAGAGATAATGTTGGGTTTTATGCTCTAGCACTGAGCGTTCTAATACTGAGACAGGAGGTCCAGCTTGGTAAACAGCCAGACTGATACACCATCTTGTTGTGAGCCATGAAATGCCATAATTGTCCACCCAGCACATCATGTGAGGTAGGTGTAACAGACTTACTGTGGTAAGCTGCCACCAGTCTGCTCACTTTGTGCCATTTGGTAGCAGGCATATCGAGTCTGTTAAAAGGTAAAAGTGACAAGCCAACCTGCTTCTCCCAATCGAAGGTAttgttgttttgaaatgtttgatcCTAATACACAGAAGGGTTCCGGAAAGCTCAGCCAGATCTGTGACATTCAAGAGAGAAAGCATCAATGGGGATGTTACTCCTGGAAATGGAACTGCATCTTTATCATTATCATGAATGGCTGCATTCTGATCATCTACACTTTTAACTCTCTCAGCTAACATAGCACGCAGATTTGGGCTTATAAGAGCTCAGGTCATATGACTGCTCTTGCAAAGAATTTAATCCTTGATAACTTGTTCCCAAACTCCACCCTACCTAAATGATTTCATTAATTCAGATTTAACTAATGATGAAGCCTTTCCTTCAAaaatttttaaatgttgctgtAAACTTGTGGGGTGTGTCCTTTCGGATTGTGGTTTGAAGAAAGTATTCAGGTTGTTTATCCAGATAAAGAAAGGACACCGAGAGGTACTTACTGACGCTCCTAAGTTATGTGGGTATTTAATCTTCCTCCTTAATGTACTACAACACTGTAGTGTAACTCAGGAGCCCACAGGACTATCTGGCTACCTGCTTAGGTTTTGTCGTTTGATTTCACTTAACCTGCAGCTTTCTGAAATTCTAAAATCTATTGTGATTACAAATTCTCTTTTAAATTAATGCACATAATACAAGTACATATTAAATTTATTTCAACCTTTCCCTGTTTATAATGATTGGCATTTTAATGTGAAgtatcagtgttttcttttaaagcagCGGAGGCCTCTGTTGCCTCATTAGTATTCATATTGTCCCTGACTTAAGTATTCTCAATTGGTGTGTTTCTAAAGTTTTGTGATTTGTGCATGTTTGAAGAGAGAGTTATTTAAACACTACTGGTCGGCAGGATGTTGAGAATTGATATTTTCGGGttgagtaaatgtttttaatttgtgtttgtttcttatgGTTGTAAATCCTCTTATGTATGATGTCTGAAGCAGTAAGAGAACAAGAACATGCCATTGCTATTGGCCATCCTGCAGAGATTTCAagtcatgttgtttttttatttttatttcttacatgCTTACATCATCATTTCAGTCTTAGACTTTCCATTCTGAAGAATAAAATTTGTGTAACAGTTTTTGCttggcaactttttttttttgttacatgaTTTGTAATTTAAGAATAAATTGTGTCATTTCATCATCCTAAAGGGATATTTTTTCGCTCTCGTCTCtgattataattatattttcactttcacagttTACTGAGAGAATTTATGCTagtttgctttttctttaagACATATCTGTCTTGAGTGTTACATAAGTAGGACAATCAATGGGCCCATTGTAGGTAAGATTTCACCCCTTTTTCTCTGAACTTCCACCTGAAGAGATATTTCTAAGGGAAGGAAAATCACATTCTTCCTACTGACTAAGAGACAGAAGTATTCAGTATCTGTTCTTCATAACATTTGCAGAATAAGATGAAATCTTTATGGTTTCCATAAATAGCTAACAATACATAACAGGATTAACAAGAAATAAACCATTTACCAATTTATAATATCCAGAGTATGTAACCACTTCTCTTCCTATAATCAGAGACCATATAAAGAAGTGTTTTATGTGCTGTCTTTCCTTCACTCACCTTGGAGGTGTTTGGTATTCTGGCCACAGCAGGTATCAGCTCTCCAGCTGGATGTCTGGCCAGGAAACATGACCTCTAGAAGGGGAACAGGAGATAAAGGCCTGGTATCGTCCAGGGACCTGTCCTGTTCTTGCCATTTCAGTCTGTGCACATTTGTGCTTTTGCAACACCTCATTTGCTGTATGGactcattttaaatgtgcaaTGAAAAATGAGCTACAAATTGGTGCCTAACCTTACAAAGCATTCAGTATGTGCAGTATATTTTAACTGGTTTAATTTGGCCCTGTGCTCCAACATCCACATGTATTGATGAGTCATTGTGTAGCCAAGAGCAGCCAAGACACCCGAAAGAATAGACAGAGCGCAGTGATGATTAAAGCCACagtgacacacaatgacctgtCAAAAGGATTATCTGAACTAACCTATAAAACTAaagtaaagaagaaagaagtgCAGCATTTTTCACTCTCAATCCTGCAGATGGACGCAGATGCCTTTGTGCTTGTTATACCTCATCAGTATCTGTATGCTGCTGCTATCTGTCTGCTTCAGTCTGTCTCAGCCTGGCATGATCCAATCATTACCATAATCACATTTTCAGGAGACCTGAAGGAAAGACAGTGTTCATTTGCTTGACTGATGGGGACAGAAGGAATTTAGAGGATGGAGAACGTAGTCCTTTAGGTCCTTGTTTTCACCCATACTGAATATACAGGGCTATTAATACCCAAGGGATCAGAATGTATATTCACTCTTTTATTACAGATATGCTTTAATTAAGGATAGTTGATATCACAGAGTGTTAATGGCACAAGATAATCCCTCAGGTCAGCTGAACACTGCAAAGAAGGCTACAGAGTCCAGTTTCTCAAATACAACTCCAAAGGACCAGGAGGGTTTTTCTTTATGGTGTTAAATCACTTTTCATCAACACGATCTTCATCCCATCTTTTACCTGCAGTTGTGCTTgcaatataaacatataaaccACTGTTTATACGCTCacttgccagtttattaggtccACCTAGTGTAAATTAATGTAGTCTAATACAGCGATCCTGCTATAAACCCTTCCTGTTAAGTGTTTTAGTGCTGATTCAGCTGTAGGGCCATTTTGAaagatgtagtttgtggtgctgtggAGCTGTATTGCATTGTGCAGAGAGGTATTTATGTTATTTAGCCTACCCTTATGGATATAAATTGGGTAGACAAAATAACATGCCAGTGCAGTTATAATACCAATATCAAACAGTAAAaatcaacagcaccacaaactactTCCTCCATGAAGTTAAATCtacacctctctaaaacagcttcaacaaaaactgaCCAGTATAATTTTCATGAGGGAAGGATTTATtgctaggtgtacctaataaactggcaactgagtgacTATTTGAATCTTAGCTCATTATCAGTGTATTGGAGACAATGAAGCAGCTGGTTTATTGAAAAGTTTGTAGTCCTAAACAAGACACAAGACACCCTTCATCATTTGTCTCTACATTCCACATTTTAGATGACACTCAGCTTATTAAATGAGAAGTATTAATATATGTGTTCAGCACACCAATCAATCTGTCAATCTGTAGCAGTTCTCTTCCACATAATTTTGACCCAGACAGAGATTTTCGAATATGTCTCAGTTCAGTGAGAAGTTCTGACAAGAAAGTAAACACTGATTCTCATTTGTGTTTGGACTTGCTGGCCAGAGCCTGCAGGTTAGCCGGACCGCCCCACACCGTCCCGAATACATCCTTCTCAGTCCTCAGAGCCTCTGAAAGAGGGAGCTCTCTGCCTGATAGCACGACTTTCTTCACAGCCTGGATCACTGGGACAGGTCCTTTCGTGTAGCGTCCGAGCCAGTCGTCAGCCTGCTGTAGGAGAGTCCCTGCACCCTGCTCTGTCTGGGAGACCTCCAGGACTCCATCTGCCAGTCCAACCTGCAGGCCAAGTTCAGGGTCCACTTTTAGAGCACCACCAAGGAGCCTCAGTGCATTCTGGCTTCCGACAATGTGGACAAGTCTTGCAGCACCGCCCCAACCTGGGACCAAGCCCATGTGTTTATGGACGAACTGGATCACACTGCCAGATGCCATTAACCTGTGGGAGAGTAATGGCAGAAACAAGTTTGTTCATTAGCAAACATTTGGATGAAAGGTGATGGTATAAAAGAGATCCTaaggtgttttcttttcttcgcTCTTAAAAAGCGTCACCTGAAATCACAGGCAGTGGTGAGTTCTGCACCCCCCCCCAGCGCTCTCCCCTCCACTAGAGCAACAGAGATCAGAGGCAACCTGCACTGAGAAAATAATCCTGTCAGCATACTGTAGTGCACATTACATAACAGCTAAACTCCAGCTTCCTCGagctcaggctgctgctgttttagccTGCTGTAATATTTAGTGGAGTAGTAGAGAGGAAAATGACAGCCCTTACCGGAGTAGTCTTGTAAGAGCATTCTGCATGAACATACACATCTTCATCCCGTCCTGCAAGGCAAAAGAAACATCATATAGAGATCTTTGGGCAAGTACGTATCCAGGGGATattcagacagagacaggcagagtcAAAAGTAGAGAGATCCTAGCAGccatagaaaataaatactgtCAGGAATTTTTCTGCTTTGCTACCTGTGGGTTAGATATCGCCCTGACAGCGTTCAGGTCCGATCCAGAGCAGAAAGTTCCAGCAGCACCCTGAACAATGAGGCCTTTACCGTCTGTCCAGCTCTCCAGCTgactcaccctctcctccaaaTCCACCATCATACTGCctgggaggaagaaaaactcaaaacaaTTAATCTGTAATTCGCTTATGTACAAACGATTATGTCTAAATGTGGTTCATCCAGAGAATACCAAATAAGCACTAATCACACTGAAAACATACAGTGTAGTCATCTTACCAGAGAAGGCATTCATGCGGGAGGGGTTGTTGATGGTCAGCACAGCGATGCCAGAGTCCTGTTTGAGCAGATCAATGGAGCCTCCAGGAA
The nucleotide sequence above comes from Pempheris klunzingeri isolate RE-2024b chromosome 8, fPemKlu1.hap1, whole genome shotgun sequence. Encoded proteins:
- the echdc1 gene encoding ethylmalonyl-CoA decarboxylase gives rise to the protein MVVCAVRRRLLSSSSSSSCGAWARLLQRQSRGCVYSSIHGFNQEEIREKLQAFPGGSIDLLKQDSGIAVLTINNPSRMNAFSGSMMVDLEERVSQLESWTDGKGLIVQGAAGTFCSGSDLNAVRAISNPQDGMKMCMFMQNALTRLLRLPLISVALVEGRALGGGAELTTACDFRLMASGSVIQFVHKHMGLVPGWGGAARLVHIVGSQNALRLLGGALKVDPELGLQVGLADGVLEVSQTEQGAGTLLQQADDWLGRYTKGPVPVIQAVKKVVLSGRELPLSEALRTEKDVFGTVWGGPANLQALASKSKHK
- the LOC139204926 gene encoding E3 ubiquitin-protein ligase rnf146-like gives rise to the protein MASCGEVDHSVSSLPSSKKGNSGGGSGNSAESSCSGSSNSSPALSVPECAICLQSCVHPVQLPCHHVFCFLCVKGASWQSKRCALCRQEVPDDFLERPTLLSPEELKASAGGRGGAASDHAWYYEGRNGWWQYDERTSRELEDAFSKGKKTAEMLIAGFLYVADLENMVQYRRNEHGRRRKMKRDVLDIPKKGVAGLRLDTESVAGAIGAAGRENSADGADTTVSGVQQQVTGIPATVTAPPATARPPTSLGGQPGSSSSPTLEDALSQLQISPRPTPSHERSEVGEGEEEDEDEEASPSRSSDPHTSVDESGSGDWSDDEEEEDEEEEGGDGERVEPWEDRPRRQRLNPEDRAPPGAESASPSSSSSSSGRSRMPDGQCTVTEV